In the genome of Triticum urartu cultivar G1812 chromosome 5, Tu2.1, whole genome shotgun sequence, one region contains:
- the LOC125509240 gene encoding uncharacterized protein LOC125509240 yields MASRTRRGAGPLPRLCLLLLLVLATGLPRGGALGLKLPFSPGDVLPILPRQVAWPVMNTLHSAVDLLPSFVAAVAPAAPSPAVWNGSCFAVNEAALELTPGDRNGTEIGGAVLRLKTASAQSWTCMDLYVFATPYRITWDYYFAAREHTLEITSWEEEAELEYVKQHGVSVFLMPSGMLGTLLSLIDVLPLFSNTGWGQNSNLAFLEKHMGATFEKRSQPWFANIMKEDIQSGDFLALSKIRGRWGGFETLEKWVTGAFAGHTAVCLKDENGDVWVAESGFENEKGEEIIAIVPWDEWWEMALKDGSNPQIALLPLHPDIRSRFNESAAWDFARSMVGKPYGYHNMIFSWIDTIGDNYPPPLDANLVMAVMSMWTRLQPLYAANMWNEALNKRLGTEGLDLQGIILETEKRGMSFDQLLTIPEQDEWVYSDGKSTTCVSFILAMYKEAGVFAPFTESIQVTEFTIRDAYMLKIFEDDRTRLPSWCRTEADKPPFCQILGEYRMELPEYNTIEPYAKMNENCPSLPPTYKRPSRC; encoded by the exons ATGGCGTCCCGTACCCGTAGGGGCGCCGGCCCCCTACCGCGCCTCTGTCTCCTCCTCCTGCTCGTGCTGGCCACGGGGCTGCCGCGGGGCGGGGCGTTGGGGCTGAAGCTACCGTTCAGCCCCGGGGACGTCCTCCCGATCCTGCCGCGGCAGGTGGCGTGGCCCGTGATGAACACCCTCCACAGCGCCGTCGACCTCCTGCCCTCCTTCGTCGCCGCCGTGGCCCCGGCCGCACCCTCCCCCGCCGTCTGGAACGGCTCCTGCTTCGCCGTGAACGAGGCGGCCCTTGAGCTCACCCCCGGCGACCGCAACGGGACCGAGATCGGCGGCGCCGTGCTCCGCCTCAAG ACTGCTTCTGCTCAAAGCTGGACGTGCATGGATCTTTATGTGTTTGCAACACCATATAGGATAACATGGGATTACTATTTTGCGGCTCGAGAACACACTTTGGAGATAACGTCATGGGAGGAAGAAGCAGAGCTGGAATAT GTTAAGCAGCATGGTGTGTCTGTTTTTCTCATGCCATCTGGGATGCTTGGAACTTTGTTATCTTTGATTGATGTCCTGCCCTTGTTTTCGAATACTGGATGGGGTCAAAATTCCAACTTGGCCTTTTTAGAGAAGCACATGGGAGCTACATTTGAGAAACGTTCTCAACCTTGGTTTGCTAATATTATGAAGGAGGACATACAATCTGGTGACTTTTTGGCTCTATCAAAGATTCGAGGACGATGGGGTGGGTTTGAGACATTAGAGAAATGGGTAACTGGTGCATTTGCTGGGCATACTGCTGTGTGCTTGAAAGATGAGAACGGTGATGTTTGGGTTGCAGAATCAGGCTTTGAGAATGAAAAG GGAGAGGAAATTATTGCTATAGTTCCTTGGGATGAATGGTGGGAAATGGCACTGAAGGATGGATCAAATCCTCAGATAGCCCTTTTGCCATTACACCCTGATATACGCTCTAGATTCAATGAAAGTGCCGCATGGGACTTTGCACGGAGCATGGTCGGAAAGCCGTATGGCTATCATAATATGATATTTAGCTGGATTGATACAATAGGAGATAATTATCCACCTCCTCTTGATGCTAATCTG gtAATGGCTGTTATGTCAATGTGGACTAGATTGCAACCACTTTATGCTGCGAACATGTGGAATGAAGCCCTTAACAAAAGACTTGGGACTGAG GGTTTGGACCTTCAGGGTATCATTCTTGAGACTGAAAAGCGTGGCATGTCTTTCGATCAGTTGCTCACCATCCCTGAACAAGATGAATGGGTATACAGTGATGGTAAATCAACTACTTGTGTTTCCTTCATTCTTGCGATGTACAAGGAAGCTGGAGTATTTGCTCCTTTCACAGAATCAATTCAAGTCACCGAGTTCACT ATACGGGATGCATATATGCTCAAGATATTTGAAGACGACCGGACCAGGCTCCCAAGCTGGTGTCGTACTGAGGCAGACAAGCCTCCCTTCTGCCAGATACTTGGGGAGTACAGGATGGAGCTACCAGAGTACAACACGATAGAGCCGTACGCAAAAATGAACGAGAACTGCCCATCCTTACCCCCGACGTACAAGCGACCATCGCGCTGCTGA